In the genome of Lathyrus oleraceus cultivar Zhongwan6 chromosome 4, CAAS_Psat_ZW6_1.0, whole genome shotgun sequence, the window GGAGCAAGTAAAAGAATATAATGATGAAAGAAAATGTGAAGAAGAATAAGGTTTGTCAAAACATACTGAAAAGGTGAAAGTTAAGGCTTGAATTTGGCATGTACTCATATACCAGTAtattttcattttcttcaaaGCAGAACCCCAAGAGTTTCACAAGGTTTCTATGTTGTAGTTTAGCTATGAAAGTAACTTCATTCCTGAACTCCTCAGAACCTTGGCCTGACGTTTCTGAGAGCCGTTTGGCCGCAATTTCGGTCCCATCTGGTAAAACACCCTGATAAAATTGAAAATAGATTGGTAGTACATAGAAGTTATAAAGAAAAACTATAAATGCTTTCACAGGCCTCTAGATCCAATTTCATTCATACCTTATAAACTTGACCAAATCCACCTTCTCCTAATTTAGATGATTCTGAAAAGTTATCAGTGCTTTGTTGAATTAAAGTTAAAGGGATTATAGGAAGGTCTCCGTTTAACGAATCCTCACTATGAACACGGTCTCGGAAAGATATGGTCCTACTCATCAGTAACTCACCTAGTAAAATGAGGTTAGAGAACTTTCAACATGTATGTATGCAACTTGTTATATTACTTACCTTTCTTTCTCCGGTAGTAGTAGACACAATAAACTAGTAGAGCTACTGCCACCAGTACGCTTAAAATGATGATGATCATCAAGGTTTTGATATTACTTCCACCTTTCTTCTTGCCTGCAACACTATCATAGATGAAAATGTTTCATTTCTTTTCTCAGTTTATAGGCTGAATTCAACGATTGATATTACCTGGATTTGGCGACAGAGAAGAAGGAGATCCTGTTTGCAGGTTGTAGAACTTATTATCATCAATCTCCATCCCACAACTAGGAGACAACACTGCCCATTTTACCTTTGTTCCACAGCAATGAGGAACTATATCCAACACAGCCTCCAAACATTGTCTGCAACCATCCTTACTAATGTCTCTACTACACTGCACCCAGCCATACCTTTTCTCGTTGTCACTCAAGTCGAACTCACCCTTTGCCCAATTGACATTGGCTTCTTCTGAAGTCACTTTACCTATCAAACTCCTCATGTCGTTTTCTGTTTTTCCAAGTTCAGTTGAGTCCTTAACAGTTTTGGTTCCGGTAAAATTCCATGTTGGGGTTGTGTAAACTTTTCCTGGGATATTGTGATTAGAAAATCCTACGATGCATAGGTCATACCATATGATAGCAGAGACGCTGCTCGGACAACGCTGACTGATATCTTTGACAGCAGTGTTGACACAAAATTTACAGAAAGTTCCTCTGACATCACCACGACAATCATAGAACCCAtaaacatcatcatcatcattgttgttgctgctgctatGAATGGTGGTTTGGTTAGATACTGTGCCTGCTGCAGAATCAGAGTCTATCCATGAAAGAACTTTGTTAATGTTGGATTGGTATGCTGTGTTGTTTGTTTTTTCTGTTGAATTCTGGCAATAACTTAATTTGTAAAATGGTAATTGTGCATTTGTTAAGGTGAAGAGGAAAATATGAAGTAGAATGAAGCTTAGAAACCTTGTACATGTCATGTTCTGTTGTAACGTTTTCATGGTTGTCTTGTCAGTTTTTTCCTTCAACTACTTCCAAGATTCTTAGGAGACATGTTAGCACAACAGTTTCTGAATTGTGCCGTGTATTCTTTTTCTTCTGTATTCCATGCTTTTAATTAGTCTctttgtttattttattatgtGAATATTTTTCCACTACTGTCAATTCAAAGCACCACATGTGTAGAAAACTCAGATGTATGAATATATTAGTCAACTAAAGATTAATAAATTATTTCTATAAAAGACTAAAAGTTAATCATAGAGGGGATTTTGAATTATAGTGTTTCATTTTTTTGAATAATCTAAGATTGAACGACTCAGTAGATACAGAAAGTCAGGCTGGATTTTAAGGGTGGACAAAAGAAAATCAACCGAGTATACTCACTCGACCGGACCGAATTCAATTGTACACTCCGGATCGGGATACATCGGGTGTTTGGTTTAGCTTGAAATGGACCGCTTTGCTTCGACTCAGATGGAAATACTCGGCTCATCGCTAGTCGAACCCGACTAAACCCAGTTAATATTTTATTACTAtatcaatattaaaattattaaTATCTTTAGTGGTAAGATTCGAGTCCATCCACAAaagaaaaccctaattccttTCACTTAGGGCCTTTTTGAAACACTTTTTAATTTTAATTCTTAAAATTTGTTTTTTAAATCtattt includes:
- the LOC127075639 gene encoding cysteine-rich receptor-like protein kinase 44, yielding MKTLQQNMTCTRFLSFILLHIFLFTLTNAQLPFYKLSYCQNSTEKTNNTAYQSNINKVLSWIDSDSAAGTVSNQTTIHSSSNNNDDDDVYGFYDCRGDVRGTFCKFCVNTAVKDISQRCPSSVSAIIWYDLCIVGFSNHNIPGKVYTTPTWNFTGTKTVKDSTELGKTENDMRSLIGKVTSEEANVNWAKGEFDLSDNEKRYGWVQCSRDISKDGCRQCLEAVLDIVPHCCGTKVKWAVLSPSCGMEIDDNKFYNLQTGSPSSLSPNPGKKKGGSNIKTLMIIIILSVLVAVALLVYCVYYYRRKKGELLMSRTISFRDRVHSEDSLNGDLPIIPLTLIQQSTDNFSESSKLGEGGFGQVYKGVLPDGTEIAAKRLSETSGQGSEEFRNEVTFIAKLQHRNLVKLLGFCFEENENILVYEYMPNSSLNFHLFNKEKHKHLDWKLRLSIINGIARGLLYLHEDSRLRVIHRDLKASNVLLDDEMNPKISDFGLARTFEKDQCQTKTKRVFGTYGYMAPEYAMAGIFSVKSDVFSFGVLLLEIVYGKRNGDFVLSEHMQSLLLYTWKLWFEGKSLELIDPFHKNTYVESEVMKCIHIGLLCVQEDAADRPTMSTVVCMLGSDTVALPKPTQPAFSVGRMFKNEDQVSKNSKNNSVDEVTLTSVSAR